In Ammospiza caudacuta isolate bAmmCau1 chromosome 2, bAmmCau1.pri, whole genome shotgun sequence, a genomic segment contains:
- the ZNF654 gene encoding zinc finger protein 654 encodes MAEDESDQESERLSEELEALAAPGLLAGLPALLRSQYYCRRFCQVVEDYAGRWQVPLPQLQVLQTALCCFTSACVSFPAECEHVQYVLSSLALSLFELLLFFGKDEFYEDPLKDILGSIQECQNLLNKYRNLNLELVTRIIRDGGPWEDPVLQAILKAKPVSQELVNKYLSSENPLFFELRARYLIACERIPEAMALIKSCINHPDISKDLYFHQALFTCLYMSPLEDQLFQEHLLRTDCKSGIEIICNTEKEGKTTLALQLCESFLVPQLQNGDMYCIWDLIFIWSKLQLKSNPSKQVFVDHCYQLLRIATNIRVIFPFMKVIKDEVGEDGLQICVEICGCALQLDLREDPNMKSLIYKAIAHFLPNDLEILRICALSIFFLERTLESYYTVEHLYKCADEEYNECTSSVQNRVRFELLPILKKGLFFDPEFWNFLMIKQNCLALLGDKALDGLNESTLENSPANTEKTAEYRALAEERGCLTDVSNGELDPGNGSGASSKGNARKNHQALEASRTLDQTEPRHRCVICNKEFLGDHIVKHAQAHQKKGSFSCVLCTRKFRQKGLMLKHLRNHVRKIERQHLAAALEADQEAPALHEVQCSSVPVSLENGNSEGSKDIEPEATAATVPLSSDQVQEEAENAEQVFEAVENHLSDQDDATENSSDSCFNNVPDALSTESLPEDDESSSKESPILHKVNGVFCPQKDIDALDEEGTFKCPANGCARVFKKIRFLNKHARKTHPTDLKVQQHIMKWNKGKCRFCQRKFADSQHFIDHLKRHVYPNVYFCLHFNCNQRFKLSTELAEHTKSHSVFKAQCNFSNCCELFEELPLLYEHEAQHYLSKTPECSEDASEKDSSDDPSEPGSYQDDDESVNEKETVDLPIPTWKSRKDSAEPKTYIQSVEKKANNVIHNGNESSSECSAPVLSLIDQKTPVLQPNPDNCSVVSDQLVNGHSDPDQTSSKAAQVPLDRVADETRTENGSVLPVLQNCHDAPQNTVPAVSQVPSKPNQTTETTSYGVILTKPYVRPLPPSYLDERYISMPKRRKILADEVDAYSEQDKVCSKSTERFRCGNCLTIYCNSEALEAHLAQKKCQTLFGFDSDDESA; translated from the exons GAGTCTTTTTGAATTGCTGCTGTTCTTTGGAAAGGATGAGTTCTATGAAGATCCTTTGAAAGATATTCTAGGTTCAATCCAG GAATGTCAGAACCTTCTAAATAAATACAGGAATCTGAACCTGGAACTAGTGACTCGAATCATTCGAGATGGTGGACCATGGGAGGATCCAGTATTACAAGCAATTCTTAAAGCAAAGCCTGTGTCACAGGAATTAG TTAACAAATATTTAAGCTCTGAAAATCCACTGTTCTTTGAACTCCGTGCCAGATACCTTATTGCCTGTGAACGCATCCCTGAGGCAATGGCTCTTATCAAATCTTGCATAAATCATCCAGATATCAGTAAAGATCTGTATTTCCATCAAGCTCTTTTCACCTGTCTTTATATGTCACCATTAGAAGATCAGCTATTCCAGGAG CACTTGTTGAGGACTGATTGCAAGAGTGGAATTGAGATCATCTGCAACACTGAAAAAGAAGGGAAGACTACCTTAGCCTTACAGCTTTGTGAATCCTTCCTAGTCCCACAGCTCCAAAATGGGGACATGTATTGTATATG GGACCTGATCTTCATTTGGAGTAAACTGCAGCTCAAATCTAACCCATCCAAACAAGTTTTTGTGGACCACTGCTACCAGCTTCTAAGAATTGCTACAAATATCAGAGTCATTTTCCCTTTCATGAAAGTCATTAAGGATGAA GTTGGTGAAGATGGCCTTCAGATCTGTGTTGAGATATGTGGGTGTGCCCTACAGCTGGACCTCCGTGAAGATCCCAACATGAAAAGTCTTATTTATAAAGCAATCGCTCATTTTCTGCCAAATGACTTGGAGATCCTCAGAATTTGTGCGCTCTCCATCTTTTTCCTGGAGCGCACCTTGGAATCTTACTACACTGTTGAGCATTTGTACAAATGTGCAGATGAAGAATACAATGAGTGCACTAGTTCTGTTCAGAACCGCGTGCGGTTCGAGCTGCTGCCCATCTTGAAGAAAGGATTGTTTTTTGATCCAGAGTTCTGGAATTTCTTGATGATCAAGCAGAATTGTTTAGCCTTGTTGGGGGATAAAGCCTTGGATGGCTTGAATGAAAGTACACTGGAGAACTCTCctgcaaacacagagaaaacagcAGAGTACAGAGCTCTGGCTGAGGAACGTGGCTGTTTAACAGATGTCAGCAATGGGGAGCTTGACCCTGGAAATGGCTCTGGAGCCAGCTCCAAAGGGAATGCCAGAAAGAACCACCAGGCTCTTGAGGCATCCAGAACCTTGGATCAGACTGAACCAAGGCACCGCTGTGTGATCTGCAACAAGGAGTTCCTTGGGGATCACATAGTGAAACACGCACAAGCTCACCAAAAAAAGGGCAGCTTCTCCTGTGTGCTTTGCACCAGGAAGTTCAGGCAGAAAGGACTGATGCTGAAGCACTTGAGGAATCATGTCAGGAAGATAGAAAGGCAACATCTTGCTGCAGCTCTTGAGGCTGATCAGGAGGCTCCTGCTCTTCATGAAGTGCAATGTTCTAGTGTTCCTGTGTCTCttgaaaatgggaattctgaGGGTTCCAAAGATATTGAACCAGAGGCTACAGCAGCTACAGTACCTCTGAGTTCTGATCAGGTCCAAGAGGAGGCTGAGAATGCAGAACAGGTTTTTGAGGCAGTGGAAAACCATCTAAGTGACCAGGATGATGCTACTGAAAACAGTAGTGACAGCTGTTTTAATAATGTTCCTGATGCTTTGAGTACAGAGAGCTTGCCTGAGGATGATGAGAGCTCCAGTAAAGAGTCACCCATTCTGCATAAAGTGAATGGAGTGTTTTGCCCTCAAAAGGATATTGATGCTTTGGATGAGGAAGGAACCTTTAAGTGCCCTGCTAATGGTTGTGCTagagtgtttaaaaaaataagattcCTCAACAAACATGCTAGAAAAACTCACCCAACTGACCTGAAGGTGCAGCAGCACATAATGAAATGGAATAAAGGAAAATGCCGCTTCTGCCAGAGGAAATTCGCCGATTCCCAACATTTTATAGACCACCTGAAGAGACATGTGTATCCAAATGTTTACTTTTGTTTACACTTTAATTGTAATCAGAGATTTAAGCTGTCAACTGAGCTTGCAGAACATACAAAAAGTCACAGTGTGTTTAAAGCCCAGTGCAATTTCTCAAACTGCTGTGAGCTATTTGAGGAGCTCCCTTTGCTGTATGAACACGAGGCTCAGCATTATTTAAGTAAGACCCCAGAATGTTCAGAAGATGCAAGTGAAAAAGATTCTTCAGATGATCCTTCAGAACCTGGTAGTTACCAAGATGATGATGAATCCgttaatgaaaaagaaactgtAGATTTACCAATTCCAACTTGGAAGTCAAGGAAAGATTCTGCAGAACCAAAGACATATATTCAAAGTGTGGAGAAGAAAGCAAATAATGTAATTCACAATGGAAATGAAAGTTCATCTGAGTGTAGTGCTCCAGTTTTAAGTTTGATAGACCAAAAGACTCCTGTGTTACAGCCAAATCCTGACAACTGTAGTGTTGTTAGTGACCAACTGGTCAATGGGCACAGTGACCCAGATCAGACATCATCCAAGGCGGCCCAGGTACCTTTGGACAGAGTAGCAGATGAAACAAGGACAGAAAATGGGTCAGTGTTACCAGTTTTACAGAATTGTCATGATGCACCACAAAATACTGTTCCTGCAGTCTCACAAGTACCTTCTAAACCAAATCAGACAACAGAGACTACTTCGTATGGTGTCATCTTAACAAAACCCTACGTCAGACCATTGCCTCCCAGTTACCTTGATGAACGTTACATTAGCATGCCAAAACGGAGAAAAATTTTGGCTGATGAGGTAGATGCTTACTCTGAACAAGACAAAGTTTGTAGCAAATCAACAGAAAGATTTAGATGTGGCAACTGCTTGACCATCTACTGTAATTCAGAAGCACTTGAGGCTCACCTTGCACAAAAGAAGTGTCAGACGCTCTTTGGATTCGATTCAGATGATGAAA GTGCCTGA
- the C2H3orf38 gene encoding uncharacterized protein C3orf38 homolog: protein MAGPGLSERERAGCRDLLELLRTEELLALTDTVTNRLVHPESRQEAIHAILVYSQNVEELLRRRKVYREIIFKYLAAQGISVPPSSEKHVLIERVRQLWSRQLTARAPEPGHRKPPAQSHGSGQKSPQDDIVGLGGEFCQWYFELLNSQHPLGVKSEATWGPQHFWEDAKLKFCYNTLEKNVEQYVGADMVSLRLLSLVKEECLLFNPNLHSSGLKCAMSPHGLVLVAVAGTVHRDNTCLGIFEQIFGLISCPMRNNTWKIKLVNLKIVGQNALEPGMQMEPPSIKYESNQLREFYDGNELTVFEPQKF from the exons ATGGCGGGCCCGGGGCTGAGCGAGCGGGAGCGGGCGGGGTGCCGGGacctgctggagctcctgcgCACCGAGGAGCTGCTGGCGCTCACCGACACCGTCACCAACCGCCTGGTGCACCCGGAGAGCCGCCAAG aGGCCATTCATGCCATTCTGGTGTACAGCCAAAACGTGGAGGAACTTCTGAGGCGCAGGAAAGTCTACAGAGAAATCATCTTCAAGTATTTGGCGGCGCAGGGAATCTCGGTGCCTCCCTCCTCGGAGAAACACGTCCTGATCGAGCGAGtgaggcagctctggagcaggcaGCTCACGGCTCGAGCCCCGGAGCCAGGGCACAGGAAACCTCCTGCGCag AGTCATGGAAGTGGACAGAAGTCACCACAAGATGACATTGTTGGTCTAGGAGGAGAATTCTGCCAGTGGTACTTTGAACTCCTGAACTCTCAGCACCCTTTGGGAGTAAAATCTGAAGCAACATGGGGACCACAGCACTTTTGGGAGGATGCCAAACTGAAGTTCTGTTACAACACTTTGGAAAAAAACGTGGAACAATATGTGGGTGCAGACATGGTGAGCCTGCGCCTGCTGTCCTTGGTTAAAGAAGAATGTCTCCTCTTCAACCCAAATTTGCATTCCAGTGGCCTGAAATGTGCCATGTCCCCTCATGGattggtgctggtggcagtggctGGCACAGTTCACAGAGACAACACTTGTTTGGGTATCTTTGAGCAAATCTTTGGGCTCATCAGCTGCCCCATGAGGAATAACACCTGGAAGATAAAACTGGTGAACCTTAAAATAGTAGGGCAGAACGCTCTGGAGCCTGGGATGCAAATGGAACCACCTTCCATAAAATATGAGTCAAACCAACTGAGAGAGTTCTATGATGGGAATGAACTGACTGTGTTTGAACCTCAGAAATTCTGA